GGTGTGATGGAGCATGTGTTCAAGCGTGACCGGAAGGGTGGTCGCATGGCCAAGAACCACCATCGCGAGTGAATCACCCACTAAGACGACGTCGGCACCGGCTTCTTCCACCAGGGCAGCACTGAGGGCATCCCAGGCTGTGAGCATCGTGATGGCTCTGCCGGATTGCTTGAAGCGAATCAATTCAGCTGGGCGCATCCGCCCTTCCGCCATCAAAGTGGTTCATTGCTAGCATTAATTCGATTCGGATCCATGCGGTCCAGACGCCCAAACCTGGTCAGAACCGGAAGGGAGCAGCCACACGGGATGCTCTGGGCAGGCGTGGACTCCGGGTCACCAACTTTTAATTGTCGTTTTGGCGTTGTTGACGCTGCCTGAGGAAATCAGGAATTCGAGCACCACTTTCTGGAGCGATGTTGGTGTTGGAACTGGGTTCGAACGCTGAAACGGCGGGCCTAGTGGTGATTCGCTCTGAGCGATAGGGATTTCCGTCTGTAAATCCAGTGGCAATCACGGTTACGTGAATTTCTCCCTCAAGTCGCTCATCCACCACAGCGCCAACAATGATGTTGGCTTCAGGATCCACTACGTCGTAAATCACCTCTGATGCGGTGGTCATGTCCTCCAGGGTCATGTCCCGGCCGCCACTGATGTTGATCACGCATCCGCTGGCACCATCGATACGAGCTGCTTCGAGCAAGGGGCTGTTGATGGCGGTTTGGGCGGCTTCAACCGCTCGTGATCGGCCTGAACCCACACCGATACCCAGCAGTGCAGTACCGGCTTCGGTCATGACGGAGCGCACGTCAGCGAAGTCAACGTTGACGAGGCCTGGGAGCGTAATGATGTCGCTGATTCCCTTCACTCCCATGCGCAGAACGTCGTCGGCACTGCGGAAGGCTTCCTGCAAAGGTGCTCCAGCGATGGCATCCCGTAGTCGATCGTTGGGAATGACGATCAAGGTGTCAACGTGCTCTGCCAGACGTTCAATGCCTTCATCGGCCTGCCGCATCCTGCGGCGACCTTCAAAACTGAATGGTTTGGTGACGATGCCAACTGTGAGGGCCCCACTTTCTTTGGCAACCTCTGCAACGACAGGAGCTGCACCGGTACCGGTGCCACCACCCATACCCGCTGCGATGAAGACCAGATCTGCGCCTTGCAGGGCCTGTTGGAGATCAGCTCGCGACTCTTCTGCAGCTTTTTGGCCAATGCTGGGGTTGCCGCCAGCTCCAAGCCCGCGTGTAAGTGTTTGGCCTAACTGAACCCGATTGTCAGCAGCTGATTGAATCAGCGCCTGTGCATCGGTGTTTAAAACGCGGTAAGCAACCCCTTCGAGGTCACTCAAAATCATACGATTAACTGCGTTGCTGCCACCCCCACCAACACCAATCACTTCGATGCGGGCCGATTGGCTAGGCGAGATGCCCTCTGGATTCATGGATGAGGACATTTCACTGCTCACAATCTCCATTATGTGGGCTTTAACAGCTGTAATCGGTTGCATTATGGAGCTGTGAGCGGCTTTTGCCGACAAAAGTGATACAGGAACTTGATTGTCACGATCATTTTTGCCGCGGGAGCATCAAGAATCGCTGGGTTTTCCAGGGGGTGCTGGATTGGGCTTAGGCCGTAATTTCAGTTCAGGTTGGCTTGGATCACTGAGATCTAGGCCTTCGCTAGATGTGCCGCGAAGGTTGGGAGGGAGGCTTTGATTGAGTTGCGCAATGGTTATGAATTGCTGATCTAAAAGGGCGTCATTGGCACCGAGATAGACAAGGCCAAGCGTTTCAATGCGCAAACTGACGCCACCAGCGGGTTCCACCTGAATTGTTTTTAATGGCCGACCCAGCAGGTCTCGTTGTTGAAGAATGCGGGCAATAACGAAGCGGCGATTGGAAATCCAGCC
The Synechococcus sp. CC9311 DNA segment above includes these coding regions:
- the ftsZ gene encoding cell division protein FtsZ, which produces MQPITAVKAHIMEIVSSEMSSSMNPEGISPSQSARIEVIGVGGGGSNAVNRMILSDLEGVAYRVLNTDAQALIQSAADNRVQLGQTLTRGLGAGGNPSIGQKAAEESRADLQQALQGADLVFIAAGMGGGTGTGAAPVVAEVAKESGALTVGIVTKPFSFEGRRRMRQADEGIERLAEHVDTLIVIPNDRLRDAIAGAPLQEAFRSADDVLRMGVKGISDIITLPGLVNVDFADVRSVMTEAGTALLGIGVGSGRSRAVEAAQTAINSPLLEAARIDGASGCVINISGGRDMTLEDMTTASEVIYDVVDPEANIIVGAVVDERLEGEIHVTVIATGFTDGNPYRSERITTRPAVSAFEPSSNTNIAPESGARIPDFLRQRQQRQNDN